The Henckelia pumila isolate YLH828 chromosome 2, ASM3356847v2, whole genome shotgun sequence genome includes a window with the following:
- the LOC140877505 gene encoding uncharacterized protein yields the protein MSTVSFTPLASAPAHGEKPPKFFGADFKRWQQKMLFYLTTLNLSRFLKEDPPVFVDGDSDTQRRTAVDAWNHRDFLCRNYILNGLDDTLYSVYSSVKTAKELWDSLKKKYKTEDAGIKKFVVGKYLDFKMIDSKTVMSQVQEIQIILHDLLAEGMEINEPFQVASIIEKLPPM from the coding sequence ATGTCTACAGTTTCATTCACTCCGCTCGCTTCCGCCCCCGCACATGGAGAAAAGCCGCCTAAGTTTTTTGGTGCCGACTTCAAACGTTGGCAGCAGAAAATGCTCTTCTACCTTACCACATTGAATCTGTCTAGATTTCTCAAGGAAGATCCCCCTGTCTTCGTTGATGGCGATTCTGACACCCAAAGGAGGACCGCtgttgatgcatggaaccaCAGAGATTTTCTGTGCAGAAACTACATATTGAATGGCCTTGATGACACTCTCTATAGTGTCTACTCCTCTGTCAAGACGGCCAAGGAACTCTGGGATTCCTTGAAAAAGAAATACAAAACTGAAGATGCCGGTATAAAGAAGTTCGTGGTTGGCAAATATCTGGACTTTAAAATGATAGACTCAAAAACTGTGATGAGTCAAGTTCAAGAGATACAAATCATCTTGCATGACTTATTGGCCGAAGGGatggaaatcaatgaaccattccaaGTTGCGTCTATCATTGAGAAGTTGCCTCCGATGTGA